The proteins below come from a single Plantactinospora sp. KBS50 genomic window:
- a CDS encoding acyl carrier protein, which translates to MSAARTDILDELTEMINAVLGDFATEQAITMDTTFRDDLGMESIDVVSLAGRLQARYGDTVNFAHFVAQLDLESVGELRVGRLVEHIATSLDKPDESDQESTDEVGAGSR; encoded by the coding sequence ATGTCCGCGGCCCGGACCGACATCCTCGACGAACTCACCGAGATGATCAACGCCGTACTGGGCGACTTCGCCACCGAGCAGGCGATCACGATGGACACCACGTTCCGGGACGACCTGGGCATGGAGAGCATCGACGTCGTCTCGCTGGCCGGCCGGCTTCAGGCCCGGTACGGCGACACCGTCAACTTCGCCCACTTCGTCGCGCAGCTCGATCTGGAGAGCGTGGGCGAACTGCGGGTCGGCCGGCTGGTCGAGCACATCGCCACCTCACTGGACAAGCCGGACGAGTCCGACCAGGAGTCGACGGACGAGGTCGGGGCGGGCAGCCGGTGA
- a CDS encoding type I polyketide synthase gives MSNDEVASDRIAIVGMAAVMPAAGDLDSYWRNLTSGVDAITDVPPHRWDEEFYDPEQAHRPDRMYCRRGGFVDEFATFEPLRFGVMPASVGDIEPDQLITLEVAAAAIEDAGGADRLPPGERVGVILGRGGILSPAQARYAQRVRMASQVTSILRELVPDLDPARLELLRKKIDERLGPYQPEGTIGLVPNLAASRVANRLNLRGPAYTLDAACASSLIAVDQGMTELVNGRLDAVLAGGVHHVHDISFWSVFNQLRALSRQGEIRPFDAAADGLLIGEGTGIVVLKRYADAVRDGDRVYAVIRGSGTSSDGRSASMFNPAVSGQVLAIRRAWAAAGLDPTAPDALGLLEAHGTATPTGDAAELKTVAEVFGPHAGGPRPVIGSVKSMIGHTMPAAGIAGLIKATLAVHHGVLPPTLHCESPRAEMAATRFAPIDSARPWESDGPRRAGINAFGFGGINAHVIIEQPPEAVGAPAGPVTVPATTATSGTAVLDEPDQVLWLAAPDPAGLADLLARDDQEVRRLGADLAVRSGGEAPGRARLGIVGPTDRLLAVARKTVARGEPWRGGRDIWFSPRPLLGAGGGKLAFVFPGLEAEFAPRTADLAAHFGLPDREWSAADLGRHGAGLIEVGKMLDTALRRINVLPDAVSGHSIGEWTAAAVSGQISTATMDDFLKLFDADSVEVSGYVFAAVGAGADRVTPLLGDFPGVVLSHDNAPAQSVVNGPETQVDRLIQELRGRNILCQKLPFRSAFHTPAFADGLTSIGAALGRWEVRPTRVPVWSATLHAPFPADEDQVNRIFVRHMMEPVWFRQTVAAMYDAGFRVFLQVGAGQLASLIGDNLRGRDHLAMPVNTAHRGGLNQLRRVATAVWVEGGAPDLRALQPRTGTGPDRAAPAPAVGAGANGGAGAGRGTGTGGTGRRGPRVTLDLGGPLIRLGPDAAGLLGLPTTPAAAPPPLPAPAPAPQRATAAPAPTATAPARPAPPAAPATARPAAVSPAAARPAAAPAPPTQPTATRAAAPATAPVQPAPATAARGTAAPEGAARSGDPSTAVAALHRLAGRSSAAAELAALLQDTAHGAASVLAAPGETAAPAPATPAPPAATPPTPAATPPTTPTAAAPTSTATPAPVPARPAAVLTLATGTPARPAPSGAAPEVGRMTLHASLETMPYLLDHCFFVQPDDWPDPADRWPVVPATALVAHMMEAVEMLVPGSRVVAVHDAKFSKWLIVDPPQEVEVVVRATAPNHYLVSFAGYSRATIEVGPAYPAAPQVWTHDPATERPPTLGAAQMYAERLMFHGPQFQGVTEVHALGDMHVRGVVTAPVPPGALLDNALQLIGNWLITTQPFRTVALPVGLGHVRFYGPPPPAGRAFECVARVRTIDDGTLVADTQLSYDGRVWAEIEGAVDRRFDSHPQARVAERFPERYAMSHLQPEGWTMAFDCWTDLVTRSMAARGILGGAAYAEYERHPARTRKQWMLGRIAAKDAVRSRLWERGHTDIYPIELTVGNEADGRPWVRGRPGRGLEDCDVSLAHCAEIGVAIARLRPAGAPDGPATGPGVGIDVAEVADHPDSTLSYALTGTELALLHSLSGADADRRRLWFTRFWAAKEAVGKAEGTGLDGQPRRFEVREATDAALGVAVAGRTYRVGLRDVANPADLPPRRYAVAWTWGPEPDPATPPGVTRP, from the coding sequence ATGAGCAACGACGAGGTCGCGTCAGATCGGATCGCCATCGTGGGGATGGCCGCCGTGATGCCCGCCGCGGGCGATCTGGACAGCTACTGGCGCAACCTGACCAGCGGCGTGGACGCGATCACCGACGTGCCGCCGCACCGCTGGGACGAGGAGTTCTACGACCCCGAGCAGGCGCACCGGCCGGACCGGATGTACTGCCGGCGCGGCGGCTTCGTCGACGAGTTCGCCACCTTCGAACCGCTGCGGTTCGGCGTGATGCCCGCCTCCGTCGGCGACATCGAGCCGGATCAGTTGATCACCCTGGAGGTGGCCGCCGCGGCGATCGAGGACGCGGGCGGCGCCGACCGGCTCCCGCCCGGCGAGCGGGTCGGCGTCATCCTCGGTCGCGGCGGCATCCTCAGCCCGGCCCAGGCCCGGTACGCCCAGCGGGTACGGATGGCCAGCCAGGTCACCAGCATCCTGCGGGAGCTGGTGCCGGACCTCGACCCGGCCCGGCTCGAACTGCTGCGCAAGAAGATCGACGAGCGGCTCGGCCCGTACCAGCCGGAGGGGACGATCGGCCTGGTGCCGAACCTGGCCGCCTCCCGGGTGGCCAACCGGCTCAACCTGCGCGGCCCGGCGTACACGCTGGACGCGGCCTGCGCCTCGTCGCTGATCGCCGTGGACCAGGGCATGACCGAGCTGGTCAACGGCCGGCTGGACGCGGTGCTGGCCGGCGGCGTGCACCACGTGCACGACATCAGCTTCTGGTCGGTGTTCAACCAGCTGCGCGCGCTGTCCCGGCAGGGCGAGATCCGGCCGTTCGACGCCGCCGCCGACGGCCTGCTGATCGGCGAGGGCACCGGGATCGTGGTGCTCAAGCGGTACGCCGACGCGGTCCGCGACGGCGACCGGGTGTACGCGGTGATCCGCGGCAGCGGGACGTCCAGCGACGGCCGCTCGGCGAGCATGTTCAACCCGGCGGTCTCCGGTCAGGTGCTGGCGATCCGCCGCGCCTGGGCGGCGGCCGGCCTGGACCCGACCGCCCCGGACGCGCTGGGCCTGCTGGAGGCGCACGGCACCGCCACCCCGACCGGGGACGCCGCCGAGCTGAAGACGGTGGCCGAGGTCTTCGGCCCGCACGCCGGCGGTCCCCGTCCGGTGATCGGGTCGGTCAAGTCGATGATCGGGCACACCATGCCGGCGGCCGGGATCGCCGGCCTGATCAAGGCCACGCTCGCCGTGCACCACGGCGTGCTGCCGCCCACCCTGCACTGCGAGTCGCCCCGGGCGGAGATGGCGGCGACCCGGTTCGCCCCGATCGACAGCGCGCGGCCGTGGGAGAGCGACGGGCCGCGCCGGGCCGGGATCAACGCGTTCGGCTTCGGCGGGATCAACGCCCACGTGATCATCGAACAGCCACCCGAGGCGGTGGGCGCGCCGGCCGGGCCGGTCACGGTCCCGGCCACCACGGCGACCTCCGGTACGGCCGTCCTCGACGAGCCGGACCAGGTGCTGTGGCTGGCAGCACCGGACCCGGCCGGGCTCGCCGACCTGCTGGCCCGGGACGACCAGGAGGTACGCCGGCTCGGCGCGGACCTGGCCGTACGCTCCGGCGGGGAGGCGCCCGGACGCGCCCGGCTGGGCATCGTCGGCCCGACCGACCGGCTGCTCGCGGTGGCCCGCAAGACGGTGGCCCGGGGCGAGCCGTGGCGGGGCGGGCGGGACATCTGGTTCAGCCCGCGACCGCTGCTCGGTGCCGGCGGCGGCAAGCTGGCGTTCGTCTTCCCCGGTCTGGAGGCGGAGTTCGCGCCACGCACGGCCGACCTGGCCGCCCACTTCGGGCTGCCGGACCGCGAGTGGTCCGCGGCCGACCTCGGCCGGCACGGCGCCGGCCTGATCGAGGTGGGCAAGATGCTGGACACCGCGCTGCGCCGGATCAACGTGCTGCCCGACGCGGTCTCCGGGCACAGCATCGGCGAGTGGACCGCCGCCGCCGTCAGCGGCCAGATCAGCACGGCCACGATGGACGACTTCCTGAAGCTGTTCGACGCCGACTCGGTGGAGGTCTCCGGGTACGTCTTCGCCGCGGTCGGCGCGGGCGCGGACCGCGTCACGCCGCTGCTCGGCGACTTCCCCGGGGTGGTGCTCTCGCACGACAACGCCCCGGCGCAGTCGGTGGTCAACGGGCCGGAGACACAGGTCGACCGGCTGATCCAGGAGCTGCGCGGGCGCAACATCCTGTGCCAGAAGCTGCCGTTCCGCTCGGCTTTCCACACCCCGGCCTTCGCCGACGGGCTCACCTCGATCGGCGCCGCGCTGGGCCGCTGGGAGGTACGCCCGACCCGGGTGCCGGTCTGGTCGGCGACCCTGCACGCGCCGTTCCCCGCCGACGAGGACCAGGTCAACCGGATCTTCGTGCGGCACATGATGGAGCCGGTCTGGTTCCGGCAGACCGTGGCCGCGATGTACGACGCCGGCTTCCGGGTGTTCCTCCAGGTCGGCGCGGGACAGCTCGCCTCGTTGATCGGCGACAACCTGCGCGGCCGGGACCACCTCGCGATGCCGGTGAACACCGCGCACCGCGGCGGGTTGAACCAGCTGCGGCGGGTCGCCACCGCCGTCTGGGTGGAGGGGGGCGCGCCGGACCTGCGGGCGCTGCAACCGCGTACCGGGACCGGCCCGGACCGGGCGGCACCCGCACCGGCCGTCGGTGCCGGGGCCAACGGCGGTGCCGGGGCCGGCAGGGGCACCGGGACCGGCGGCACCGGCCGGCGTGGTCCGCGGGTCACGCTCGACCTCGGCGGGCCGCTGATCCGCCTCGGCCCCGACGCGGCCGGCCTGCTCGGGCTGCCGACGACCCCGGCAGCGGCACCGCCGCCACTGCCGGCACCGGCACCGGCACCCCAGCGGGCCACGGCCGCGCCGGCCCCGACCGCGACCGCACCGGCCCGACCCGCACCCCCGGCGGCACCCGCGACGGCCCGGCCGGCTGCGGTGTCACCGGCGGCCGCGCGACCGGCGGCGGCTCCGGCCCCACCGACGCAACCCACGGCGACGCGTGCCGCCGCACCGGCGACGGCGCCGGTGCAGCCGGCACCGGCCACCGCCGCCCGCGGGACGGCGGCGCCGGAGGGCGCCGCCCGCTCCGGCGACCCGTCCACCGCGGTGGCCGCGCTGCACCGGCTCGCCGGCAGGTCCAGCGCGGCGGCCGAACTCGCGGCGCTGCTCCAGGACACCGCGCACGGTGCGGCGTCGGTGCTGGCCGCCCCGGGCGAAACGGCCGCGCCGGCACCGGCCACGCCGGCCCCGCCGGCCGCCACACCGCCCACGCCGGCCGCCACACCGCCCACCACCCCGACGGCCGCGGCACCGACATCGACGGCGACACCGGCACCCGTACCGGCCAGGCCGGCCGCCGTCCTGACCCTGGCCACCGGGACCCCGGCCCGGCCGGCGCCCAGCGGCGCCGCGCCGGAGGTCGGCCGGATGACCCTGCACGCCTCCCTGGAGACCATGCCCTACCTGCTGGACCACTGCTTCTTCGTGCAGCCGGACGACTGGCCGGACCCGGCCGACCGGTGGCCGGTGGTGCCGGCCACCGCGCTGGTGGCGCACATGATGGAGGCGGTCGAGATGCTGGTGCCCGGCTCCCGGGTGGTGGCCGTGCACGACGCCAAGTTCAGCAAGTGGCTGATCGTGGACCCGCCGCAGGAGGTCGAGGTGGTGGTCCGGGCCACCGCGCCGAACCACTACCTGGTCTCCTTCGCCGGGTACTCCCGGGCGACCATCGAGGTGGGGCCGGCGTACCCGGCGGCGCCGCAGGTCTGGACGCACGACCCGGCCACCGAGCGGCCGCCCACGCTCGGCGCCGCGCAGATGTACGCGGAACGGCTGATGTTCCACGGGCCGCAGTTCCAGGGCGTCACCGAGGTGCACGCGCTCGGCGACATGCACGTGCGGGGGGTGGTCACCGCCCCGGTGCCGCCCGGCGCCCTGCTGGACAACGCGCTCCAGCTCATCGGCAACTGGCTGATCACCACGCAGCCGTTCCGCACCGTCGCCCTGCCGGTCGGGCTCGGCCACGTCCGGTTCTACGGTCCGCCTCCGCCGGCCGGCCGGGCGTTCGAGTGCGTCGCCCGGGTGCGCACCATCGACGACGGCACGCTCGTGGCCGACACCCAGCTCAGCTACGACGGCCGGGTCTGGGCGGAGATCGAGGGCGCGGTCGACCGCCGGTTCGACAGCCATCCCCAGGCGCGCGTCGCGGAGCGCTTCCCCGAGCGGTACGCGATGTCGCACCTGCAGCCGGAGGGCTGGACGATGGCCTTCGACTGCTGGACCGACCTGGTGACCCGCAGCATGGCGGCCCGGGGCATCCTCGGCGGCGCCGCCTACGCCGAGTACGAGCGGCACCCGGCGCGCACCCGCAAGCAGTGGATGCTCGGCCGGATCGCGGCCAAGGACGCGGTGCGCTCCCGGCTCTGGGAGCGGGGACACACCGACATCTACCCGATCGAGCTGACCGTCGGCAACGAGGCCGACGGCCGGCCGTGGGTCCGCGGCCGACCCGGGCGCGGCCTGGAGGACTGCGACGTCTCGCTCGCGCACTGCGCGGAGATCGGGGTGGCGATCGCCCGGCTGCGGCCGGCGGGGGCACCCGACGGACCGGCCACCGGGCCGGGGGTCGGGATCGACGTGGCCGAGGTGGCCGACCACCCGGACAGCACCCTCTCGTACGCCCTGACCGGCACGGAGCTGGCGCTGCTGCACTCGCTGTCCGGCGCGGACGCCGACCGGCGGCGGCTGTGGTTCACCCGGTTCTGGGCGGCCAAGGAGGCGGTCGGCAAGGCCGAGGGCACCGGACTGGACGGCCAGCCGCGCCGGTTCGAGGTGCGCGAGGCCACCGACGCCGCGCTGGGCGTCGCGGTCGCCGGGCGCACGTACCGGGTCGGCCTGCGCGACGTGGCCAACCCCGCGGACCTGCCGCCCCGGCGGTACGCGGTCGCCTGGACCTGGGGTCCGGAACCGGACCCGGCCACCCCGCCGGGGGTCACCCGGCCATGA